A single genomic interval of Lodderomyces elongisporus chromosome 8, complete sequence harbors:
- the PGA62_3 gene encoding Cell wall protein pga62 translates to MQFSKVAIISAVAGSAVASYNSTVTDIATTVITITSCEENKCTPVPVTTGVTTVTEIDTTYTTYCPLSTTEAPASSAPASSTVAAESSSAPAKNATVSTIEGSGARLQVGAALVGAAALLL, encoded by the coding sequence ATGCAATTCTCAAAAGTCGCCATCATCTCAGCCGTCGCTGGTTCAGCAGTTGCTTCATACAACTCCACCGTCACTGACATTGCCACCACTgttatcaccatcacctCATGTGAAGAGAACAAGTGTACCCCAGTCCCAGTCACCACCGGTGTCACCACCGTCACTGAAATTGACACCACCTACACCACCTACTGCCCATTGTCAACCACTGAGGCTCCAGCTTCATCTGCTCCAGCTTCATCAACTGTTGCTGCTGAATCATCATCTGCTCCAGCCAAGAACGCCACCGTCTCAACCATTGAAGGTTCCGGTGCTAGATTGCAAGTTGGTGCTGCTTTGGttggtgctgctgctttgttgttgtaa